The nucleotide sequence GCCTTTCTCGAAGATTCCCTCGACGGAGCGAATGCCCACCGGGAGCAGAGACTTGTGGTCGAGGACCGCCTTAACCGCGCCTTCGTCTATGGTTATGCGGCCGGTGGCATGGGCGGATTTGATCCATCTGCGCTTCTTGGAAACTTCGTCCCCGGAAACGAAAAGGGTTCCCACATCGTCCCCGGCAGCCGTGCGGTAGACCACGCCATAAGCCGCGCTGGACGCTATGATCATGTTGCACCCGGCGTCGCTGCATATCGCAGCCGCCTCCAGCTTGGTCTTCATGCCGCCGGTCCCGAACCCAGATCCGGCTCCGCCGGCCATCGCCCTTATGGATTCGTCGATCTTGGTCACGACCGGGATGAATCTGGCGTCTTTGTTCTCGCTGGGATCGCTGTCATACAATCCGTCTATGTCCGAGAGGATGACGAGGAGATCCGAATCTGTCCTGCTGGCTATGATGGCCGACAGCGTGTCGTTGTCCCCGAATTTTATCTCTTTGATGCAGACCGCATCGTTCTCGTTGAATATCGGGATCACGCCGTTCTCGAGCAGGGATTCTATGGTGTTGTGAAGGTTGATCGCGCTCTCCCTGTCGGAATAGACATCGAGAGTAAGCAGAACCTGGGCGACGGTTATCCCGCATTGCTGGAAGGCCTCGGACCATTTCTGCATCAGGATGCTCTGCCCGACGGATGCCGCCGCCTGCCTTATGGGGACCTCGTTCGGCTTTGGCTTGACGCCCATTGCCTTGAGCCCGATGCCTATCGCCCCGGATGACACCAGGAGGACTTGCTTGCCCTCTTCCCTGAGGCGGGAGACC is from Candidatus Methanomethylophilaceae archaeon and encodes:
- the proB gene encoding glutamate 5-kinase, with the protein product MASRREYLGDVRRVVVKIGTSSLIKDGAVSERFMRSVAEQVSRLREEGKQVLLVSSGAIGIGLKAMGVKPKPNEVPIRQAAASVGQSILMQKWSEAFQQCGITVAQVLLTLDVYSDRESAINLHNTIESLLENGVIPIFNENDAVCIKEIKFGDNDTLSAIIASRTDSDLLVILSDIDGLYDSDPSENKDARFIPVVTKIDESIRAMAGGAGSGFGTGGMKTKLEAAAICSDAGCNMIIASSAAYGVVYRTAAGDDVGTLFVSGDEVSKKRRWIKSAHATGRITIDEGAVKAVLDHKSLLPVGIRSVEGIFEKGDVVEIACGGEVIAKAVPNYGSKELSAIAGKHSGEIEGTIGFRSHDDAVLSENIAILGFRG